The genome window CAGCTTCAATTTTAGTAGAGGTAATATTTAACGACCTAAATATATCGCCAAGCGGTCCTTTATCATCGCATGCAGCCAGTACAAATAACTCACTTGAAATGTATTTATCTTTGCGTTTTTGCGCGTATTTGTCGCATAGGTTAATAAGTGAAGCCATATTGTTTGATAGCTGCACGTCGCCACCTACGCCCTCTACTTTAAATAGTTTTTCTATTTCTTGAGAAAGCTTGGTGTTGAGTTCGTCAGCGCTGACACCCGTTTGTGCAAATAATGCACGTACACTAGAGCCACTTTGCTTTAGCAATGAATACATTAAATGTACGGGTTCAATAAATTGATGATCGCGACCAAGGGCTAGCGATTGCGCATCAGAAAGCGCAGATTGAAATTTACTTGTAAATCTATCTAAACGCATGGTGTTACCTATTAAATAATCTAATTGCTTAATTAATGGGTATGTTTAGGTGTTTGTTCAAGGTGTAGGGGGAAATATAATGATTAAAGATGTGAATTACTTGCGCCAGATCAAACTAGCCATACGTCCAGTTTGTCCATCTCGTCGATAAGAAAAAAATAAGTCACTTTGAGAGACTGTGCAGTAGTCGCCACCCGTAATATTTTTAACGCCTTGCTGGGTAAGTAAAGTACGCGCAATACCATAGATATCAGCAAGATATTTACCATTAGCTTGTGGTGTAAATGCGTGAATAAATAAAGGGGACCTTTTTTGAAATAACTCAAACACTTCAGCCCCAACCTCAAATCGAGTTGGCCCAATTGCAGGCCCTAGCCACGCATTTATATTTTCACACTTTGAGCTAAAACATTCCAAAGTATTTTTAATAATTCCCTGCTCAAGCCCTCGCCAGCCGCCATGTATAGCTGCAACTTCCTTTTCATCATCACTGACTAATAAAATAGGTAAGCAATCGGCGGTCATTATAGCCAAAGGCTGATTTAATAACTGAGTATAAAGCGCATCAGCATCGTGTAACTCATCAAAATCAAAATATTCATCAACAATAACAACATTAGAGCTATGAATTTGATTTAGCCACACGGCAGGTTTAGGTAGGAGATTTGTTAATAATGAGCGGTTTTTTGATACATGATTTTGATTATCACCAACATGGAATCCCAAATTAAAACTTTTAAATGGGATTTTTGAAACACCACCTCCACAAGTAGTACTTAATGTTCCTACTTTATGAAGGTTTTGCCATGTCGCTGACAATAAGTTCATTATCTATCGATATCAGGATTAGCTTTGGTATCTTCACGTAATGCGAGTGTCATAGCAACCATATCGTCTGGGATAGGTGCTTGCCATGTCATCATTTCACCCGTGATTGGATGCGCAATACTCAATTTTACAGCATGTAGTGCTTGGCGTCTAAAGCTACGAAGTAACTCAAATAACTCAGGTGTTGCACCTTTAGGTGGACGCGGACGGCCGCCATAAGATTGATCGCCAATTAGCGGGTGATTTAAATGTGCCATATGCACACGAATCTGGTGAGTACGACCTGTTTCTAAGCGCAGACGTAAACGGGTATGAGCACGGAATTTTTCAGCAACACGGTAATGTGTAATTGCCGGTTTACCCAGTTCATGTACGGCCATATGCGTACGCTGAGTCGGATGGCGGCCAATTGCTTTTTCAACCATACCACCTGCGGTCATAGTACCATTACACAGTGCTTCATATTCACGCGTGAAGTTTTCACGCTTTTGTAGCGCTGTTACTAAATGCGTTTGTGCTGGAATCGTTTTAGCTACAACCATTAAACCGGTCGTGTCTTTATCTAAACGATGCACAATACCCGCGCGTGGTACGTTAATTATTTCAGGGTAGTAATGTAGTAATGCGTTTAGCACTGTTCCATTAGGATTACCCGCACCAGGGTGAACCACTAGGCCCATTGGTTTATTAATTACCAAAATATCATCGTCTTCATAAACAATGTTTAATTTGATATCTTGTGCTTCGTATTCGCGTGGTGCTTCAATTGTTGTTTCAACACTTACAACTTCACCACCTAGTAGCTTTTCGCGTGGAGTGTTGAAAATTTCACCGTCTACGGTGATTTTATCATCCAATATCCACGTTTTTATACGAGAACGTGAATAATCAGGGAACAATTGTGCTAATACTTGGTCTAGACGTTTACCACCTAATTCGGTTGGAACGTCGGCTTGAAGAGAAATTTGCTCTGACATTAGTAACTTTACCCAATTTACCAGTGCAAGCTTTGCTCGACTGGGTTAGAATCGCTTTTAATAAAAGCATAATATAATACGCATAGTTTACTCGGTTTTACCGACTTGGCCTAGCCGAAGACATCGAAGGTAACAAATAAAATGATAAATAAAATAGGGAAACGTGCATTTGCCATTGTTTTTTCAGTTTCTGTACTTAGTTTAGGCGCTTGTTCGTCTGCTCCAGACCAAGAAGACATTCAACGTGTACCGAATAAG of Pseudoalteromonas arctica A 37-1-2 contains these proteins:
- the pgeF gene encoding peptidoglycan editing factor PgeF, coding for MNLLSATWQNLHKVGTLSTTCGGGVSKIPFKSFNLGFHVGDNQNHVSKNRSLLTNLLPKPAVWLNQIHSSNVVIVDEYFDFDELHDADALYTQLLNQPLAIMTADCLPILLVSDDEKEVAAIHGGWRGLEQGIIKNTLECFSSKCENINAWLGPAIGPTRFEVGAEVFELFQKRSPLFIHAFTPQANGKYLADIYGIARTLLTQQGVKNITGGDYCTVSQSDLFFSYRRDGQTGRMASLIWRK
- the rluD gene encoding 23S rRNA pseudouridine(1911/1915/1917) synthase RluD, coding for MSEQISLQADVPTELGGKRLDQVLAQLFPDYSRSRIKTWILDDKITVDGEIFNTPREKLLGGEVVSVETTIEAPREYEAQDIKLNIVYEDDDILVINKPMGLVVHPGAGNPNGTVLNALLHYYPEIINVPRAGIVHRLDKDTTGLMVVAKTIPAQTHLVTALQKRENFTREYEALCNGTMTAGGMVEKAIGRHPTQRTHMAVHELGKPAITHYRVAEKFRAHTRLRLRLETGRTHQIRVHMAHLNHPLIGDQSYGGRPRPPKGATPELFELLRSFRRQALHAVKLSIAHPITGEMMTWQAPIPDDMVAMTLALREDTKANPDIDR